In Altererythrobacter rubellus, the following are encoded in one genomic region:
- a CDS encoding quinone oxidoreductase family protein translates to MNFISARITQLGGPEAIEWVEGDVPSPGPGEVLIEHTAIGLNFIDTYHRGGLYPIELPSGLGLEAAGRIIAIGEGVSGYHEGDRVASMGPGLGAYATHRVMPADAMFKLPDDVSDDIAAAAILKAATTEGLVERCADVKPGDTILVHAAAGGVGLIMVQWLKAKGVRVIGTVSSDTKEKLARNAGCDLVIRYDQVEIAPLVREFTHGAGVPVVFDGVGKDTFEASLDSMSPRGLLVSFGNASGPVDGVNLGILAQKGSLFVTRPTLMHYYMTPEDRSAGIARVWDMLGSGKVKVTIGQTYALRDAAQAHIDLEARRTTGSTILKP, encoded by the coding sequence ATGAATTTTATCAGCGCACGGATCACACAGCTGGGCGGTCCCGAAGCGATCGAATGGGTCGAGGGCGACGTGCCTTCTCCTGGCCCCGGTGAAGTCCTGATCGAACATACAGCGATAGGTCTCAATTTCATTGATACCTATCATCGCGGCGGGCTGTATCCGATTGAACTGCCCAGCGGTCTGGGGCTTGAAGCGGCCGGACGCATCATCGCGATCGGCGAAGGCGTGAGCGGCTATCACGAGGGAGATCGCGTTGCCTCTATGGGGCCGGGGCTTGGTGCTTATGCCACGCACCGCGTGATGCCCGCCGATGCGATGTTCAAACTTCCTGATGACGTATCTGACGACATCGCCGCAGCAGCCATCCTGAAAGCCGCGACCACAGAGGGGCTTGTCGAGCGATGTGCCGATGTAAAGCCGGGTGACACAATACTTGTGCATGCAGCGGCGGGCGGTGTGGGCCTGATCATGGTGCAATGGCTCAAGGCCAAGGGGGTGCGCGTAATCGGCACAGTGTCTTCGGACACCAAAGAGAAGCTTGCCCGCAATGCCGGCTGTGACCTTGTGATCCGCTATGACCAGGTGGAAATCGCTCCGCTGGTGCGCGAATTCACCCATGGTGCAGGCGTGCCTGTGGTATTTGACGGAGTGGGCAAAGATACCTTTGAAGCCTCGCTCGATAGCATGAGCCCGCGCGGCTTGCTTGTCAGCTTTGGCAACGCTTCTGGCCCGGTAGACGGAGTGAACCTTGGCATATTGGCGCAGAAGGGGTCATTGTTCGTCACGCGCCCGACTTTGATGCATTACTACATGACGCCGGAAGATCGAAGCGCGGGAATCGCGCGCGTTTGGGACATGTTGGGCAGCGGGAAGGTCAAAGTCACAATAGGCCAGACTTACGCGCTGAGGGATGCGGCCCAAGCGCATATCGATCTGGAAGCGCGCCGAACCACAGGCTCGACCATTCTCAAGCCTTAA
- a CDS encoding Lrp/AsnC family transcriptional regulator, whose translation MFEIGLTDTLRVALLNAAKLGFTTSVFVAIRTRRHDAEWLSAFDIAIAGIDEIAECHRMAGDIDYILKLRVRDIADYDRIYQRLIKRIPDLADVTASFSMEEMKSTTALPRPA comes from the coding sequence ATGTTCGAAATAGGTCTCACCGACACTTTGCGGGTGGCGCTGCTCAATGCGGCGAAACTAGGGTTCACCACAAGCGTATTCGTTGCCATCCGCACCCGTCGGCATGATGCCGAATGGTTGTCCGCGTTCGACATAGCAATTGCCGGGATCGATGAGATAGCCGAGTGTCACCGGATGGCAGGCGACATTGATTATATCCTGAAACTGAGGGTGCGCGATATCGCGGATTATGACCGGATCTATCAGCGTTTGATCAAACGCATTCCGGATCTGGCCGATGTCACCGCGAGCTTTTCCATGGAAGAAATGAAAAGCACGACCGCACTGCCCCGGCCAGCCTAG
- a CDS encoding APC family permease, with translation MTMTLGVTPPRAISLGGAVLINVNAAIGAGIFALPALLYAGAGNFAPLAIMGFAFAYACLAGVFAKLSTMFEQSGGPQLYAEHVFGRFAGFQVGWFVVCANFAGRAANFHVLVAYLAALFPVFGGDVARLVTVIALIALATFISVIGTCRAIGAMWVGTALKLAPILLLAGYGLIANGLPGAVALPEFSEGESVILLIAYAFSGVGVAMISAGETKAPTTTIYRSIFLSLGFVTALYVLIQLAYSVTVIEQDNPDVPLAAMGEALLGQTGVTMISLAAIFSIATNQLAGFVVIPRILFGMGRRGLLPPVFAHVSPRFQTPSVAITFFGAVVALLAASGTFARLATMLVAAEQIFIAACILALIILWRRGEGRVAQTMGPRWLAIIGMAIVLTIWLTSQVPINAALSTGLLAGVGTLLYFLAGANTREGEATRFVG, from the coding sequence ATGACAATGACTTTGGGGGTGACACCGCCGCGCGCCATTAGCCTTGGCGGAGCAGTGCTGATCAATGTAAACGCCGCGATTGGTGCAGGGATATTCGCCCTTCCCGCGCTGTTATATGCCGGTGCGGGCAATTTTGCCCCGCTCGCGATTATGGGCTTTGCATTCGCTTACGCCTGTCTTGCCGGGGTCTTTGCCAAGCTTTCGACCATGTTCGAACAGTCTGGCGGGCCGCAGCTCTATGCAGAGCATGTGTTCGGGCGCTTTGCCGGCTTTCAGGTCGGATGGTTTGTGGTCTGTGCGAATTTCGCTGGCCGGGCAGCCAATTTCCACGTGCTGGTTGCCTACCTCGCAGCGCTTTTCCCGGTCTTTGGTGGCGATGTAGCCCGGCTGGTAACTGTCATTGCCCTGATCGCGCTAGCCACATTTATCTCTGTCATCGGAACGTGCCGAGCAATTGGCGCGATGTGGGTGGGGACAGCACTCAAGCTTGCGCCCATCTTGCTGCTGGCAGGTTATGGCCTCATTGCCAACGGTTTGCCGGGAGCAGTTGCCCTGCCTGAATTCAGCGAGGGGGAGTCGGTGATCTTGCTAATCGCTTACGCCTTCTCCGGCGTAGGTGTGGCGATGATCTCTGCCGGTGAAACCAAGGCGCCGACCACCACGATCTACCGCTCGATCTTCCTCAGCCTCGGCTTTGTTACGGCACTCTACGTGCTGATCCAATTGGCCTACAGCGTGACCGTGATCGAGCAGGACAATCCCGATGTGCCGCTGGCGGCGATGGGCGAGGCCTTGTTGGGCCAGACGGGCGTGACCATGATCAGCCTGGCGGCGATATTCTCAATCGCGACCAACCAACTGGCGGGCTTCGTGGTGATCCCGCGCATCCTGTTCGGCATGGGACGGCGCGGGCTATTGCCGCCGGTTTTCGCGCATGTTTCGCCGCGCTTCCAAACGCCGTCCGTGGCAATCACTTTCTTCGGCGCAGTGGTGGCGCTGCTTGCCGCGTCGGGCACATTCGCCAGACTTGCGACGATGCTGGTTGCGGCAGAGCAGATTTTTATCGCCGCATGCATTCTTGCGCTCATCATATTGTGGCGGCGCGGCGAAGGGCGCGTAGCGCAGACGATGGGGCCGCGCTGGCTCGCGATCATCGGTATGGCAATTGTGCTGACGATCTGGCTGACCTCGCAAGTGCCGATCAACGCCGCACTGTCGACCGGGCTTCTGGCGGGCGTGGGAACGCTGCTCTATTTCCTCGCAGGGGCCAATACACGCGAAGGCGAGGCAACGCGTTTTGTGGGTTAG
- a CDS encoding acyl-CoA dehydrogenase family protein, producing the protein MDFTIPQGLEDYYAQLEKFIADEITPLEQQDDNIRFFDHRREYARTDFEAGGLPREEWEELLWEAKKRADKAGHWRFTAPKKYGGKDGSNLWMAVIRDRFAQRGLGLHNDLQNEHSIVGNFPFVEMFEQWGTEEQKQEFILGGFEGTRRVAFGLTEPDHGSDATHMETRAVRETRDGVDGWLINGDKMWITGMHVATHCAMFCRTSGEDGDASGITCLLVPNPTEGLEIEEWMWTFNMPTDHPRLSVNNVWVPEGAMLGVEGRGLSLAQSFVHQNRIRQAASSLGAAQFCVNESVKYARQRKPFGEELAKNQAIQFPLVELATQCEMLRLLIYKTAWEMDNMPHEEIEKTISDKVSMCNYWANRLVCQAADRAMQVHGGIGYSRHKPFEHIYRHHRRYRITEGAEEIQMRKVAAYLFGYLGPKRGQFG; encoded by the coding sequence ATGGATTTCACCATCCCGCAGGGGCTCGAAGACTACTACGCCCAGTTAGAGAAATTCATCGCGGATGAGATCACTCCGCTTGAACAGCAGGATGACAATATCCGCTTCTTCGACCACCGGCGCGAATATGCGCGCACCGATTTCGAGGCGGGCGGCTTGCCGCGTGAAGAATGGGAAGAGTTACTGTGGGAAGCGAAAAAACGCGCGGACAAGGCGGGGCATTGGCGCTTCACCGCGCCGAAGAAATATGGCGGCAAGGATGGCAGCAACCTCTGGATGGCAGTGATCCGTGATCGGTTTGCGCAGCGCGGACTGGGGCTGCACAACGATCTGCAGAACGAGCACAGCATTGTCGGAAATTTCCCCTTCGTCGAAATGTTCGAACAGTGGGGGACAGAGGAACAGAAACAGGAATTCATCCTGGGCGGGTTCGAAGGTACGCGCCGCGTTGCCTTTGGCCTCACCGAACCTGACCACGGCTCTGACGCGACGCATATGGAAACTCGCGCGGTGCGCGAAACGCGCGACGGGGTCGACGGCTGGCTCATCAATGGCGATAAGATGTGGATCACCGGCATGCATGTGGCCACCCATTGCGCGATGTTCTGCCGCACCAGTGGCGAAGATGGCGATGCCAGCGGGATCACCTGTCTGCTCGTGCCCAACCCGACCGAAGGGCTGGAGATCGAAGAGTGGATGTGGACCTTCAACATGCCCACCGATCACCCGCGCCTTTCAGTGAACAACGTGTGGGTGCCTGAAGGTGCGATGCTGGGCGTCGAAGGGCGCGGGCTGTCGCTGGCGCAGAGCTTCGTCCACCAGAACCGCATCCGGCAGGCGGCAAGCTCGCTTGGTGCGGCGCAATTCTGCGTCAATGAAAGCGTCAAGTATGCGCGCCAGCGCAAGCCGTTCGGGGAGGAGCTGGCGAAGAATCAGGCGATCCAGTTCCCGCTTGTAGAGCTTGCGACGCAATGCGAAATGTTGCGCCTGCTGATCTACAAGACCGCGTGGGAAATGGACAATATGCCGCATGAGGAGATCGAGAAGACGATCTCTGACAAGGTTTCGATGTGCAATTACTGGGCGAACCGGCTGGTGTGCCAGGCGGCGGACCGCGCGATGCAGGTGCATGGCGGGATCGGTTATTCGCGGCATAAGCCGTTCGAGCATATTTATCGCCACCACCGTCGCTATCGCATAACCGAAGGCGCAGAGGAAATCCAGATGCGCAAGGTCGCGGCGTATTTGTTCGGCTATCTGGGCCCGAAACGCGGCCAGTTCGGTTAG
- a CDS encoding aldehyde dehydrogenase family protein: MATQYKNLINGQTIDTGEWCDVVNPATEEVIGQVPSCGAAELDQAVAAARAAFKTWSKTPIEERRATIQAVAKVIQENHEELYRLLTAEQGKPHEQAKGEIMGAAYMAGSQATLQLDDVINEDSDQRLSRTRRVPVGVVGGIVPWNFPVMMAMQKIAPAMLSGCTIVLKPSPFTPLTTLRLAELIKDVVPAGVVNIITGEDSLGPLITSHPDIDKITFTGSTATGKKIMEGASKDLKRITLELGGNDASIVLPDADPKKVAEQLFWSSFSNAGQICVAAKRIYIHEDIYDELAAALVEYAKTVVVGDGAQQGTGVGPIQNKKQYERVLELIQDAKDNGYNFLIGGDADPSGTGYYVPITIMDNPPEDARIVAEEQFGPVMPLMKFSSEEEVIARANNSEYGLAGAVWTGNPEKGVEIAEQLETGTVWINEYLHLSPFAPFGGHKQSGFGAEYGQEGLKEFTYPQVITVKKDAVVA; the protein is encoded by the coding sequence ATGGCGACCCAATATAAAAACCTGATCAACGGACAGACGATCGACACTGGCGAATGGTGCGACGTCGTCAATCCCGCGACGGAAGAAGTGATCGGTCAGGTGCCATCTTGCGGTGCGGCCGAGCTGGACCAAGCAGTCGCGGCAGCGCGCGCAGCATTCAAGACCTGGTCCAAGACCCCGATAGAAGAGCGCCGCGCGACGATTCAGGCCGTGGCGAAAGTCATCCAGGAAAATCACGAAGAGCTCTACCGTTTGCTCACCGCTGAGCAGGGCAAGCCGCATGAGCAAGCCAAGGGCGAGATCATGGGCGCGGCCTATATGGCTGGCAGCCAGGCTACGCTTCAGCTGGACGATGTGATCAACGAAGATTCCGATCAGCGCCTCAGCCGCACGCGCCGCGTCCCCGTGGGCGTGGTCGGCGGCATTGTGCCGTGGAATTTCCCGGTCATGATGGCGATGCAGAAAATCGCGCCGGCAATGCTGTCTGGTTGCACCATTGTGCTCAAGCCTTCGCCGTTCACGCCGCTCACCACGCTGCGTCTGGCAGAGCTGATCAAGGACGTGGTTCCTGCTGGCGTGGTCAACATTATCACTGGCGAAGATTCGCTTGGCCCGTTGATTACATCGCATCCTGATATTGACAAGATCACCTTCACCGGCTCGACCGCGACCGGCAAGAAGATCATGGAGGGCGCGTCGAAAGATCTGAAGCGCATCACGCTGGAACTGGGCGGTAATGACGCGTCAATCGTTCTGCCTGATGCCGATCCGAAGAAGGTGGCGGAGCAATTGTTCTGGTCCAGCTTCTCCAACGCAGGCCAGATCTGCGTTGCCGCAAAGCGCATCTATATCCACGAGGATATCTATGATGAACTGGCCGCCGCGCTGGTCGAATATGCCAAGACCGTGGTTGTGGGCGATGGCGCGCAGCAAGGTACCGGTGTCGGCCCGATCCAGAACAAGAAGCAGTATGAGCGTGTGCTCGAGCTGATCCAGGACGCCAAGGATAATGGCTATAACTTCCTGATTGGCGGTGATGCCGATCCATCGGGCACAGGCTACTACGTGCCGATCACGATCATGGACAATCCGCCGGAAGATGCGCGGATCGTTGCAGAGGAACAGTTCGGGCCGGTTATGCCGCTGATGAAATTCTCTTCCGAGGAAGAGGTGATCGCGCGTGCCAACAATTCCGAATATGGCCTTGCCGGCGCTGTGTGGACCGGCAACCCTGAAAAGGGTGTCGAGATCGCAGAGCAGCTCGAGACCGGCACAGTTTGGATCAACGAATATCTGCACCTCTCGCCCTTCGCGCCGTTCGGCGGACACAAGCAATCGGGCTTTGGCGCGGAATACGGGCAGGAGGGCTTGAAAGAGTTCACCTATCCGCAGGTTATCACGGTCAAGAAAGACGCCGTCGTGGCTTGA
- a CDS encoding YeiH family protein: MSSKTPDPGLFAGDLFGEVYQAELVTKPPRVTLGVLLPGLVTCLIASLAAMWLSEHYGFPAILLGLLIGLALHFLSEHPALGAGLDFAARHFLRIGIVLLGLQVTLMQIGAIGWLPFAGLLAIMAAAFGAGMLGAKLSGQGRYAGILAGGATAICGASAALALYSVIGRDRLDQARFTITLVGVALASALALSAYPLIAETLGLDEVAAGYLVGASIHDVAQAIGGGYAISDAAGAQATIIKLARVALLAPVVALVALWLGEAGASGESRKPMWRRVSMPWFIIAFLSLVLVNSFVSMPGGVAENGLAVSKFLLLLAVTATAMRSRLSLLLEAGWRPMAPVITATLASFAMALFVATMLI; this comes from the coding sequence ATGAGTTCAAAAACACCCGATCCAGGACTTTTCGCAGGCGATCTGTTCGGCGAAGTCTATCAGGCCGAATTGGTTACGAAGCCACCGCGCGTAACGCTGGGCGTGCTATTGCCTGGATTGGTGACATGCCTGATCGCGTCGCTTGCGGCGATGTGGCTGTCAGAGCATTATGGTTTTCCCGCGATCTTGCTGGGCCTGTTGATCGGGCTGGCGCTGCATTTTCTGTCAGAGCATCCTGCATTGGGCGCTGGACTGGATTTCGCCGCGCGGCATTTCCTGCGTATCGGGATCGTGCTGTTGGGATTGCAAGTCACGCTGATGCAGATTGGTGCGATAGGCTGGCTGCCATTTGCGGGCCTTTTGGCAATCATGGCGGCCGCATTCGGTGCGGGAATGCTCGGCGCGAAACTGTCGGGGCAAGGCCGCTATGCTGGGATTCTGGCGGGTGGAGCCACCGCTATCTGCGGTGCGTCGGCGGCCTTGGCGCTATACAGTGTGATCGGGCGCGATAGGCTCGATCAGGCTCGCTTCACGATCACATTGGTGGGGGTGGCTCTTGCCAGTGCCCTGGCGCTTTCGGCCTACCCACTGATCGCGGAGACGCTTGGGCTGGATGAGGTCGCGGCGGGCTATCTGGTGGGCGCTTCGATCCATGATGTCGCGCAGGCCATCGGCGGTGGCTATGCGATTTCCGACGCGGCAGGTGCGCAAGCGACGATCATCAAGCTCGCACGGGTAGCGTTGCTGGCGCCGGTAGTTGCACTGGTGGCGTTGTGGCTCGGCGAAGCGGGCGCGTCTGGCGAGTCTCGCAAGCCGATGTGGCGACGCGTCTCCATGCCGTGGTTTATTATCGCCTTCCTCTCACTGGTGCTCGTCAACAGTTTCGTCAGCATGCCGGGCGGCGTTGCGGAGAACGGGCTGGCCGTTTCCAAATTCCTGTTACTGCTGGCTGTGACCGCAACCGCAATGCGTTCGCGCCTCTCGCTCTTGCTGGAAGCAGGCTGGAGGCCGATGGCGCCTGTTATCACAGCAACGCTGGCATCCTTCGCAATGGCGCTATTCGTCGCTACTATGCTGATCTAG
- a CDS encoding phosphotransferase: MGDVTAEELNEGLARACARVGLSVPEGLTRLTGGATMESWRFSSGGDGFVLRRAPSLAFMEGRPFGHATEAAIIESARKAGVTAPEVLTVLEPDDGIGSGFIMRALPGTPNPREILAMEGADTILREAARDLARIHLLKREDLPRDVPVMDYRAAIADLRAQFEEAGGDRPIIALGLKWMEDNCPDPCAPVLNHGDYRMGNVLAADGHLTGVLDWELAHFGDPHEDLAFGCMAVWRFARYDRPALGLGSLEDYFAAYEAESGRTVDRERFRYWLIHRTVWWAMGCLKCAKVWRDGSDRMLERVVISRRTSEQELDLLMLLEKDAPEEERALPAEPLIEPDENHGEATNGEIAAAVSEWLETLKPLMQGHNRFQLAVARNALGMITREDDIAPRVTEPDLAQAILDGAETLASPGLLREMKEAALEKVSADVPKYAALAVARKKWTGEE; this comes from the coding sequence GTGGGTGACGTTACTGCAGAAGAACTGAATGAAGGGCTGGCCCGTGCATGTGCGCGGGTCGGCCTTTCTGTACCTGAAGGCCTGACGCGGCTCACCGGCGGCGCGACGATGGAAAGCTGGCGGTTTTCCAGTGGCGGAGACGGCTTCGTGCTGCGCCGCGCACCTAGCCTCGCCTTTATGGAAGGTCGCCCGTTCGGTCATGCGACCGAGGCCGCAATCATCGAATCCGCGCGCAAGGCTGGGGTTACCGCGCCGGAAGTGCTGACCGTGCTTGAGCCCGATGACGGTATCGGAAGCGGCTTCATCATGCGCGCGCTGCCCGGAACGCCGAACCCGAGGGAAATCCTCGCGATGGAGGGCGCGGACACGATCCTGCGCGAGGCCGCGCGCGATCTTGCCCGCATCCATTTGCTCAAGCGCGAAGACTTGCCCAGAGATGTGCCGGTGATGGACTATCGCGCGGCAATTGCGGACTTGCGCGCGCAGTTTGAGGAAGCAGGCGGCGATCGCCCGATCATCGCGCTCGGCCTCAAATGGATGGAGGACAATTGCCCCGATCCTTGCGCGCCAGTGCTCAATCATGGCGATTATCGCATGGGTAATGTGCTCGCCGCAGACGGGCATCTAACGGGCGTGCTCGACTGGGAGTTGGCGCATTTCGGCGACCCGCACGAAGACCTGGCGTTCGGTTGCATGGCGGTGTGGCGCTTTGCGCGATATGACCGGCCCGCGCTGGGGCTGGGCTCGCTGGAGGATTATTTCGCCGCGTATGAGGCGGAATCAGGCCGCACAGTTGATCGCGAGCGTTTCCGTTACTGGCTGATCCACCGCACGGTGTGGTGGGCGATGGGTTGCCTCAAATGCGCGAAGGTGTGGCGCGATGGATCGGACCGGATGCTCGAGCGCGTGGTGATCTCGCGCCGTACCAGCGAGCAGGAATTGGACCTGCTGATGCTGCTGGAGAAGGATGCGCCCGAAGAAGAGCGGGCACTGCCAGCGGAACCACTGATCGAGCCTGATGAAAACCACGGTGAAGCAACAAACGGAGAGATTGCCGCTGCGGTTTCCGAATGGCTCGAAACCCTCAAGCCGCTCATGCAAGGACACAACCGCTTCCAGCTGGCGGTTGCGCGCAATGCGCTAGGCATGATCACGCGGGAAGACGATATTGCGCCGCGTGTAACAGAGCCTGACCTGGCGCAAGCGATACTGGATGGTGCGGAGACACTCGCCAGTCCCGGCCTGCTGCGCGAAATGAAGGAAGCCGCGCTAGAGAAGGTTTCGGCAGACGTTCCCAAATACGCCGCACTCGCTGTCGCTCGAAAAAAATGGACCGGAGAGGAATAG
- a CDS encoding YciI family protein encodes MKLFAFYCRDGEHSAMFREHGYEALLDHFDKHGDDFAVAGPMVSGEKIVGSLLVIKAGDEAAAREKLEAIPYFEIGVWQSIRADEFQPRFGDWSKHLSD; translated from the coding sequence ATGAAGCTATTTGCATTTTACTGCCGGGATGGTGAACACAGTGCAATGTTCCGCGAGCATGGCTATGAGGCTTTGCTCGACCATTTCGACAAGCATGGCGATGATTTTGCGGTTGCGGGTCCGATGGTATCAGGCGAGAAAATCGTTGGTTCGCTGCTCGTCATCAAAGCCGGGGACGAAGCCGCGGCGCGAGAGAAACTGGAAGCGATCCCCTATTTCGAGATTGGCGTTTGGCAATCGATCCGCGCCGACGAGTTCCAACCACGCTTCGGTGACTGGTCAAAACATCTGAGCGATTAA
- a CDS encoding glutathione S-transferase family protein — translation MADLVLYGSPVSPFVRKAAAFCIEKGVDFELESVNVFDPPDWFHEISPMKRIPVLRDRSIAEEGIPGTIADSSAICGYIEKKHPDVPMYPAEPYAYGRALWIEEYADSHLAATGGLGIFRAIAFAAMNGKEPDLDTARATWAEKMPPILAYLDGALGDGEFHAGDALSIADITVTTCLMQIDLAANAPLDSYPALAAHQKRMRARESIARPFAKAEAFIRKAVPKPFDIA, via the coding sequence ATGGCCGATCTCGTCCTTTACGGCAGCCCCGTTTCACCCTTTGTCCGCAAGGCCGCAGCGTTTTGCATAGAGAAGGGCGTCGATTTCGAACTCGAATCGGTGAATGTGTTCGATCCGCCGGACTGGTTCCACGAGATTTCGCCTATGAAGCGCATCCCGGTGCTGCGCGACCGCTCTATCGCTGAAGAGGGCATCCCTGGCACGATCGCCGATAGCTCCGCAATCTGCGGCTATATCGAGAAAAAGCATCCGGACGTTCCGATGTACCCGGCTGAGCCTTATGCCTATGGCCGCGCACTATGGATAGAAGAGTATGCCGACAGCCATTTGGCTGCAACCGGTGGATTGGGCATTTTTCGCGCGATTGCCTTTGCCGCAATGAACGGGAAAGAGCCTGACCTCGACACAGCGCGCGCAACCTGGGCGGAAAAGATGCCGCCCATCCTGGCCTATCTTGACGGCGCATTGGGCGATGGTGAGTTCCATGCCGGAGACGCACTATCGATCGCGGACATCACAGTTACGACCTGTTTGATGCAGATCGACCTTGCTGCCAATGCCCCGCTCGATAGCTATCCCGCGCTGGCAGCGCATCAGAAGCGCATGCGCGCGCGCGAGTCGATTGCCCGTCCTTTCGCAAAGGCTGAAGCTTTCATCCGGAAAGCGGTGCCTAAACCCTTTGATATCGCCTGA
- a CDS encoding S-methyl-5'-thioadenosine phosphorylase (Catalyzes the reversible phosphorolysis of 5'-deoxy-5'- methylthioadenosine (MTA) to adenine and 5-methylthio-D-ribose-1- phosphate) gives MTSPWTIGIIGGSGLYAIEGLEDAQWIAIESPWGKPSDEVLCGRIGDVRVRFLPRHGRGHPIGPDELNSRANIDVLKRAGCTDILAISAVGSLREEIEPGRFAIVEQFIDRSNRKPNSFFGSGLVAHVSMADPVCPRLSEMAAAAVKGAKGKLATGATYLAMEGPQFSTRAESRMYREWGADVIGMTAMPEAKLAREAEMPYALIGMVTDYDCWRDGEAVDVGQVVAQMQINSQIARDAVVRFINALPEGRQSSPIDYALEDAVITAPDQHDANLIAKLDAVAGRLLSQS, from the coding sequence ATGACCAGCCCGTGGACAATCGGGATCATCGGCGGATCGGGGCTTTATGCCATCGAAGGGCTTGAAGACGCGCAGTGGATCGCGATCGAAAGCCCGTGGGGCAAGCCGTCTGACGAAGTGCTATGCGGGCGCATCGGGGATGTGCGCGTGCGGTTCCTTCCGCGCCACGGCCGTGGCCATCCGATCGGCCCGGACGAGCTCAATTCGCGCGCCAATATTGACGTGTTGAAGCGTGCTGGCTGCACCGATATTCTCGCGATTTCAGCGGTAGGGTCACTGCGCGAGGAAATCGAACCCGGCCGCTTTGCGATTGTCGAACAATTCATTGACCGCTCCAACCGCAAGCCGAACAGCTTTTTCGGTAGCGGTCTGGTGGCGCATGTCTCGATGGCCGATCCGGTCTGTCCGCGCTTGTCCGAAATGGCAGCAGCAGCCGTCAAGGGGGCCAAGGGCAAACTTGCGACCGGTGCGACCTATCTGGCAATGGAAGGACCGCAATTCTCCACCCGAGCGGAAAGCCGGATGTACCGCGAATGGGGTGCTGATGTGATCGGCATGACCGCCATGCCTGAGGCCAAGCTCGCGCGTGAAGCCGAAATGCCTTACGCGTTGATCGGCATGGTGACAGACTATGATTGCTGGCGCGACGGCGAAGCAGTGGATGTTGGTCAGGTTGTCGCGCAAATGCAGATCAACAGCCAGATCGCGCGTGATGCAGTTGTGCGTTTCATCAATGCATTGCCAGAGGGCCGTCAGTCATCTCCGATCGATTATGCATTGGAAGATGCCGTGATTACTGCCCCCGACCAACATGATGCGAACCTGATCGCAAAGCTGGATGCGGTAGCCGGTCGTTTGCTTAGCCAGAGCTGA